The genome window TGGATAAAGCAGTTCTTCCAATTGAGAATTCTGTGGGTGGGAGCATTCACCGTAATTATGACTTGCTCCTTCGCCATAGGCTGAACATAGTCGGGGAGGTGCAGTTGCAAGTTAATCATTGCCTTTTAGGGTTGCCCGGTGTAAGAAAGGAGGagataaaaaaagttttgagcCATCCTCAGGTCAGTTTCTGGTTTATATTTCAATATCATTCTTTGTCGTATTGTTGGGAAAGAGGACATATGTAATGTGGTCTGTGAACTGTTCCGTACTAAAGATAGGCACTCATCAATGTACTGTTAAAATGTTAGGCAACTTTGATTATGGCAATAGCTTTAGGATATGTCTCAATAAGGTAATCTTATTGTAATATGGTTAATCACATTTTACCTGTTGATTTGGGTTGAGTTCAATTTGCCAACCAACTgtttaaaaagttgtattttAGTCTCCTAAGGTCACAGCctttagtatttttttcaaccccaaattgttaaaatttcatGTGTAAATCATGTGCCTTGGAAATAAAAAGACCAGAAAACATGATGGCAATTTCATTAGAACTGGAATACATTAAACTTATGAACCAAAACCAAAAGTGAATACAATTATATCTCAAGTATGTAAATTGTGAATTGTAAACTACTAGTTGGCAATTTGAACTAGACCCAAATAACAAAATGGGTATAATGGAATTTTCTGGTGGTAAAACTATCAAGGTTTTCTTTGGTAAGTAAACTGTTTATGGTTAGTTGAAAAGGTTTTGATACGACCCAACTGCAATATTGCATGTATATGatctttttttacattttaaacatTGTTTACTTTATAAGGGGAATAAAAGGGACGTGTGCTAGGTTGTAATTGGTGGAACATAAAGTGAAACGCTCAGAGTGAGACAGAGGATTTGTATTCATTTGGGTTCACCAGCCACACGCTTTTTGGAATAAAGCTGACTGTATTACACACATATAAACCTCATTAGATAGAAGACATGGGTCCACAAAAGTCTTTCTTTTGCTGTTTTTAACTATATTCTTAGTTGCAGGCTCTTGCTCAATGTGACATAATGCTTAGCAATTTAGGTGTTGTCAGAATAAATACTGATGATACTGCCGGTGCTGCTCAGGTTATCCATGCAACTTTGGTTTATTCCATGTGTATTTTATTGTGAGTTACACTAGAAGCGGTATATATATGAATGATTAAAACATTTGGACAGATGGTGGCGTCAACTGGCCTAAGAGATACTGGAGCTGTTGCAAGTGCTAGAGCTGCAGAAATATATGGGCTTGATGTACTTGCTGAAAAAATCCAGGTAAGATTTCCCTTTCATTTTTGTATGAGCCAGGCATAATGGCATATATCAAATGTCACATGGGGTAAACATGTTTGGTTGAATTCTTGGGAGTTATTGATTGCTTTTGATATGCTTCAATTCTACATTGTTTTCCTTTATTAATTGATATACCATAGACTTACTATAAACTTCCAATTCTGCCTATTTTTCCCTCTTAATTGAGAATTAATGCTGTGACTGTTCAGAATTATctctcttcccctttttgttGGCTCCTtttcattttgggatgtcccaaaatatggTCTTCTTAAGGGGCTCCAATGCTCCTTTCCTTGGAAAGGCAATTGGGGTGTGAGAGCATCTCAGAGGGTTTCCTTTTCTGTGATAATCTTGGGGGAAGATTCTCACTTGTGATAATCTCGTTAAGAGAGATTACACTTTTGTAGGGTGATGTTGCATGTGACGGTGTAGTGGGGAGACAGTGGACCACTTTTTACTTCATTGTACGGTTGCATATAATCTTTGGAATCCATTGGGTCCTTCCGGGGAAGGTGATGGATGTCATGCTTGGTTTTGAGGAATTGGGTGGTAAGCATTCTTTGGCTATTTGAAATATGGTCCCTTTGAGTTTCATTTGGACTATTTAGAGGGAACAAAATCAGCGTACATTTGAAGATGTGGAATGTACAGGGAGTCagtttttagcaactttttctaGCTCTTTATTTCATTGGTCTTCTACATGGGGCTTTACAGATTGTGATTCTATTGCAACATTTTAAGACTCAGTTATCTTTTGGTACATAATTCTCTTTCTGTAATTCTTTTGGCTCCTTCATGTCCTTTGCTTATGAAGTagtctttttttaatagaattttcttattcataaaaaaaaatggtcctCTTTGACAATTCAATGGACATAATCTAATTTACCATGTACTTAATTTGAAAGTTAGTACCCCTTTTTCATTTGCTTTATTTAAAGAGTGTAGTTTTGGAAACATGCTTATTTGATAgataatgaatgaattaatgttccttaaaatgtaaattttaaaataggataaaaaagagacagagagagtttATATTATGTCATTATGGTTTGGGTGTCTGGAATTTAATTTGATAGGTATTCATCCAACAATTTCTTCACTCAGCATTTACCCTACTATCACATCCGTCTAATCTTCTTTCTTGCTTGTAGAAGATTGTCTGATTACATACTTTTAGTACATATTGCTAGGATGTATCCCTAAAGAAGAATAGGAACAGCCTCAGATTTTATTCATTGTGTCAGGTGGTATGGCACAAATTTTGGGAAATATGATAACAAATGATTATTTCTAAATGAAATCAGACATCTTTTACaaatgtatttgaaacttttgggAAAATAGAATTTAGGAAGATGGCGTTaatcttgttgttgttgttgttggagtATCACTAAATATAGTCCAGCAAAAAGActatatttagaaaaattttgagagTTGAACTAAACACACAGCTTGCACCAACACCAGgggccttgtagctcaactggcaGTTCCTTGTGTTTCCAATGGAGACGTATaaagttcaaatcccccctctcccaactatcaaattatcaaaaaaaaaaaacagggcGACTTGCATCATCTAATTTTTTGGCTGAAAACAATACATTGTACGAAAACAACCACATTAAAAGTGGACCTGTATCTTTTATCTCATTTAATCTTGGAAGTTAATTTGATGTTAGATTATTTTCCTCTTCCAAaaattttctatgtttttttttttaactataaatGTCTTCTATAACGACaggaattaatttttatttttattagttatataaattcatataagACAGAtgaaaaagatataataaacagatgaagaatttgaatcaCTAATTTGTAACTTTTTACACCATTGCTAATTAAATAATAGTTGGTATTTCGTTGAAATGGAGGGCTTGACACCAGGATCACTATCGGATGATTCGTTGTGTTTAGAAATATGGTCAAAGATTAACCTGCAAGCTGTTTCTGAAGTGGTCTGGCATTCGAGAACAGTTAGAGGCTGTGTTGGGACACATTAATTTAGTGGTTACAGGGTTTGCTGTCTAAATGTCCTTAAATGAAAAAATCTTACCCTCTCTCAAGATCTGCCGATGTCGTATGCATGGCTGCTGCAGCCCTTACATGCATGGAATCtacattgttttaaaaataaataaaaaagccttGACCTGTGACACATGCAAACGCTTTACTAGTTTACACATCATTGATCGAATGTACTAAAGGCCAGTATTGTTCCACCCGAACTTGTTTATCTGTAAGTATAAAATATGGATTCTGTCATCCCCAGTCCTCTCGTCCCCGAAAGAACAAGTGGAAATGATGTTGACATGTAATTGCATTATAGCAATAAATACTTTAACATCTTTAAGGCTTGTGTTTAATTCCCTATCTGATTTCTATTTTCCCATTGTGATTGTTAAGTATATAGAATGCTAGTTATTATGAATTATGGCAACAGCAACCTAACTAAATTGTTCCCGCCTTGTACTGGCCAGGATGATGACGATAATATTACTCGTTTTCTGGTACTTGCAAGAGAACATATAATTCCAGGAACTGACAGGCCCTATAaggtatatattttgttaaatatttttatgtcttATCTGTAATCCTCCTAAAGAAGTATTTGTGAATTTTCTTCCTAGACAAGCATTGTTTTTACATTAGAAGAAGGTGCTGGTGTACTATTCAAAGCTTTGGCAGTGTTTGCTCTCAGGGACATTAATTTGACAAAGGTAAAGTCAGGTGTTGGTTGTTCTACTTTTATCAATGTATCAATAGACTTTGTTGCTATCATCTCCTTCCAATACATTTCAGATTGAGAGTCGCCCACAGAAGCAGCGTCCTTTAAGGGTTGTTGACGATTCCAATGAAGGGAGCGCCAAGTGAGTAATATTATCTTTTGAATTGTGATTTGCAATTGTGTAATCTGATATCTAAGCTATCGCAGAGTTTATATGCATATTAACTGGTGGTAAAGCTTATGTATAcgtgataattattttcttcttctttttcttctgttttaaataattttaatgaaaattagaCCAGGTAGAGATAAGAAACATCAATTAGCCaccaaaaaattcataaaaaaggaaaaaaagactAATGATGGCAACTTGATTAATGTGGCaacataatgaaaattttaaattgacaTCAGTTATTCAGACTTTGATACGTTCATTTAAGTGCTGTAAGTGGTTCTAAAGGAGTTTTCAAGATCATATTAAAAAACAGCCCTAGGATTTCAGGAATAGTAGTACATGTACATgtatactaaattttttatgctGGTGGCAGGTATTTTGACTACATGTTCTACATCGATTTTGAAGCTTCTATGGCAGAGCCTCGCGCCCAATATGCTTTAGAACATCTGCAGGTCAGTATATATTTCATGATTTGTTCAGAGAATTCAGCAACTATCTGATTTCTTTATCTGATTTTTTAGTCTCTATTTCCTTTAGTTCTTGATTATACTGTATCTGTTTCTTGTTCATAGTGTTCACTATCGTGAgcatgatgttcaattttttcaataaaagtcttattacctaaaaaaagaaaaagaaaaaaagaaagagaattcaGCAACTATCATTGTGCTTTTGACTTGTAAAATCTCTCCACTCAccccaacacccccccccccccccccccccccaaaaaaaaaaaaaaaaggacccaAAAAGACAGCTACCAAACAGGTGAAAAGGATCCAAGGATGTCTTACTTGTTCATTTGTTTGGGCAGGAATTTGCAACATTTCTTCGTGTACTTGGTTGCTATCCGATGGATACCGGTCTATAAAAGATCCTCTCTTGAGTCGATTATACTTGGGATGGCCAATTCTTCAATGCAGAAGTTCAACCATCTATGTTGTACATATATTTGATCCCTTCAGAAGCCAACGCCTGGAAGAGGTTCTTCTTGAATTAGAGCCAAGTTTCTGATCAGGAGGACATTTTCTTCTGCAGGATCATTCTCTTTCTCGTTCAGAATTCTTTGCATCTCCTAATGGAGGTGTTGTGGGATATCACAATTTCAGGCATAACACACAAAGGTATAACCTTATGTGGTTTATACGCACTTGTGCAGGGATTTTAGGATGTATTGGATTCATAAttcattagaattttttttttaaaatttttttattcttatctgCAAGACATTTTGCTTATCATGGTTTGTAAGCATTTACATTTCTTTTCTAGAGGCTCAGAGAAATTGACTTAATTGACCTATATTCttcttttgaaaagaaaagaaatcactTATCATCATTGTTGGCATAATGCTGTGGTTGAGTTGTGAAGCAAGATGCTCAAATAAAGTGCTGCCAGTGCTATCCGTCATAATCAATTCCCAACTCttttttcagttaaaaaaaaaaaaaatgaggttacCTTCATATACGGCATACTGTTGTGGTACTCGGGACAAATGAACACTAATTTATCAATTACCATgcgaaattttttatttttttgataagtaacaaaaatttttttttttgataagtaacgaaaattttattaaacaaaagaaaacagccaacccgagtacattggggatgtactatggGGGCATAAATCAATAACCAAGGTTACAACGATCAAATAAAACAGGAagggaagaacaagaaaaatgacaaaataccaCACTCCAATCCAGGagagtgtaaaaaaaaagacttaaactcTAACATAGAGCGTTCACATCCCTCAAAGCTTCTAGCATTCCTTTCGCACCAAATACACCATAACAGGCAATGAGGCACAATTCTCCACAACTCTATATTTCTATGCCGTCCAAACTTACCCTGCCAAGATTCAAACAACTCAATAACCTTCTgaggcataacccaatgaattccaaacaaacaaaacaccaacGACCACATCTCACAAGCAATGgggcaatgaagaagaagatgatcaaCTGACTCCCCACACTtcttacacatatagcaccaatcAAGAACTAGCACACGTCGTTTGCGGAGGTTATCTGTTGTTAAAATCTTACCTAAGGAAGCAGACCATGAAAAGAAAGCAACCCTTGGAGGAACCTTCGATTTCCAAATTATTTTCCAAGGAAAAGATAAGATGGTAGGAGggtagaaagaaagatagaatcCTCGAACCTCAAACCCTCTACTCCTTGCTGGTTTCCAACAAACTCGATCTGGACCCAAACCCCGTACCGTCGTAGAGTAGACCATATCCATAAACAGATCAAAGGATTCTTGTTCCCAATCCTGTGGAGGACGACGAAATTTAGCATCCCAATGAATTCTCCCACCAGACCAACACATAACCTCCGCTACTGAAGAATCCTTTGTTCTACTAATACAATAAAGTTCCGGAAAAGCCTCCTGGAGAGTATGATCACCACACCACACATgcttccaaaacttcactctagtacCATCCCCCACATCAAAAAGAAGGAGTTTAGAAAAACTCATCCAACCACTCCTAATATGTCTCCACAAACTAACACCATAAGCACTGGTCACCTTTTTCGtgcaccaaccaccccaatcaTTCCCATATTTCACCTCAATAACCCTCCTCCATAGAGCTTCGGTCTCCATGCCATACCTCCATAACCATTTTCCTAACAAGGCAGAATTAAAACTCCTCAATCGTCTAATACTCAACCCCCCAATCTGCAGCGGCTTACAAACCTGAGCCCAACTGACTAAGTGTAATTTAGGTTCACCATTAATGCCACTCCACAGAAAATCTCGTTGTAGCTTCTCCATACGATTAGCCACCTTCCCAGGTAAAGGcaaaagggaaaggaaataTGTAGGTAAGGAAGAAAGAGTACTTTTAATAAGAGTTACCTTACCCCCCTTAGAGAGATACAACCTCTTCCAGCCTGCTAATCTCCtttccatcttctccaaaacaGGATTCCAAACTGACAACTCCTTAAATTTAGCTCCTAACGGTAGCCCCAAATATCTTAAAGGAAGAGAGGATTGCCGACAACCCAACATCCCCACCAAAACCTCCATATTATGCACCACCCCTATAGGAACCAACTCAGATTTCCCCAAATTAATCCTTAAACCTGAAACCTCCTCAAATCTAGCTAGAATTGCTCTCAAACTAGCTATTTGCGTAGGatcagcatcacaaaaaataagagtGTCATCAGCAAATAAAAGATGAGACACCATCACCGAGTTACCAGCCGTATTACCAACAGAGAAGCCTGAAAATTGACTAGTAGTAGCAGCCACATCCAACATACGACTCAAACCCTCCATAACAATATCAAAAAGCAACGGAGACAAGGGGTCCCCTTGCCGAATCCCCCTAGAATTaccaaagaaatcaaaaggacTACCATTGATCAGGATGGAAAATTTAACAGTAGAGATGCAACACATtatccattttctccatttctctGAAAACCCACATCGCTGA of Quercus lobata isolate SW786 chromosome 8, ValleyOak3.0 Primary Assembly, whole genome shotgun sequence contains these proteins:
- the LOC115958363 gene encoding arogenate dehydratase/prephenate dehydratase 1, chloroplastic-like isoform X3 yields the protein MALKASPIWVCPRTPCSDLGSSDLWSRNSGSAFNLRFDLEKSRKWECCCLAVLAQRAITSVEDEKPNVSGVEPSWGIERTQGNESRGFHKDLNLLPKPLSANDLSSCSKDGSKVRVAYQGLPGAYSEAAALKAYPKCETVPCDQFEEAFKAVELWLVDKAVLPIENSVGGSIHRNYDLLLRHRLNIVGEVQLQVNHCLLGLPGVRKEEIKKVLSHPQMVASTGLRDTGAVASARAAEIYGLDVLAEKIQDDDDNITRFLVLAREHIIPGTDRPYKTSIVFTLEEGAGVLFKALAVFALRDINLTKIESRPQKQRPLRVVDDSNEGSAKYFDYMFYIDFEASMAEPRAQYALEHLQEFATFLRVLGCYPMDTGL
- the LOC115958363 gene encoding arogenate dehydratase/prephenate dehydratase 1, chloroplastic-like isoform X1, with the translated sequence MALKASPIWVCPRTPCSDLGSSDLWSRNSGSAFNLRFDLEKSRKWECCCLAVLAQRAITSVEDEKPNVSGVEPSWGIERTQGNESRGFHKDLNLLPKPLSANDLSSCSKDGSKVRVAYQGLPGAYSEAAALKAYPKCETVPCDQFEEAFKAVELWLVDKAVLPIENSVGGSIHRNYDLLLRHRLNIVGEVQLQVNHCLLGLPGVRKEEIKKVLSHPQLQALAQCDIMLSNLGVVRINTDDTAGAAQMVASTGLRDTGAVASARAAEIYGLDVLAEKIQDDDDNITRFLVLAREHIIPGTDRPYKTSIVFTLEEGAGVLFKALAVFALRDINLTKIESRPQKQRPLRVVDDSNEGSAKYFDYMFYIDFEASMAEPRAQYALEHLQEFATFLRVLGCYPMDTGL
- the LOC115958363 gene encoding arogenate dehydratase/prephenate dehydratase 1, chloroplastic-like isoform X2 gives rise to the protein MALKASPIWVCPRTPCSDLGSSDLWSRNSGSAFNLRFDLEKSRKWECCCLAVLAQRAITSVEDEKPNVSGVEPSWGIERTQGNESRGFHKDLNLLPKPLSANDLSSCSKDGSKVRVAYQGLPGAYSEAAALKAYPKCETVPCDQFEEAFKAVELWLVDKAVLPIENSVGGSIHRNYDLLLRHRLNIVGEVQLQVNHCLLGLPGVRKEEIKKVLSHPQALAQCDIMLSNLGVVRINTDDTAGAAQMVASTGLRDTGAVASARAAEIYGLDVLAEKIQDDDDNITRFLVLAREHIIPGTDRPYKTSIVFTLEEGAGVLFKALAVFALRDINLTKIESRPQKQRPLRVVDDSNEGSAKYFDYMFYIDFEASMAEPRAQYALEHLQEFATFLRVLGCYPMDTGL